Genomic segment of Planctomycetota bacterium:
CCACCGCGCCGGCCGCTCGTCGAGCATCTTGGCAAGCCCGGCGATGAAGCCCGTCTGCATCACGCCCCGGAAGAAGAACTCCTCCGCTAACGGTGCGGCGACGACGGCCGTGGTGACGAAGACGACGAGCACCAGCGGATCGTCGGCCGACATCATCGCGTCGATCAGCGGATGCGCCTCGTCCGTCGGCTGATCGAGCAGTAGCCGGACGGCCAGCGTCGCCATAACCGCCACCCACACCCACGGCAGGATCACGACCAGCCACGTCGTCCCGAGCAAGCCGCCCGGCAGCTTGCCCGGCTGAAGGCCGAGGTCGAGCGTCTGGCGTCGCGCGACGACCTGCCACACGACGACGCCGACGATGTAGCTGCCGTAGAGCACTAGCCCGATTGCTGTGCCGTGCAGCGGGTTGTCCGAATCGGTCCAACCCAGAGCGGCCGCGACGATCCCGGCGAACACCATCGACCCGAGCAACAGGACGAAACCAACGATCAGGCCAGCGACGCCCGGCATGCCCTCAACCCGCGGCCGCCACGGCTCGGGCCGCTTCAGCAAACCCAGCAGCGCTGCAACGATCGTGGCGATGACGCTCGCCACCAGGAACCCCGCCAGCAGCCTGAGCGCGAACGGCAGCGTCAGCTCCGGCACGTCGCCGACGTCGAGCGTCGCCTGAGCCAGCGGCTTTGACAGGGTGTGGGCCGCTTCTAGCATCGCCGCCGCACGCTACGTCACCGCGTGTTGCGGGAGAAAGTTGCCATGGCCCAGCCGATCCTGCCGCGCATCCTCGAGACCAAACGGCAGGAGATCGCCCAGCGGTCGGCCGAGGTACCCGTCGACGAGATGAAGCAGCGGGCCAAGGACGCCGACCGCCCGCGCAACTTTTTCCAGGCCGTCAGCGTCGACCGCGGCAAGCCGCTGAACCTCATCGCCGAGATCAAGAAGGCCAGCCCGTCTGCCGGCATCATCCGCGAGGACTTCGACCCCGCCACCCTCGCCCGCGCCTACGAGACCGGCGGGGCCGACGCCCTCTCCGTCCTCACCGACGAGCAGTACTTCCGCGGCAGCCTCGACTACCTGCGACAGGCCCGCGAAGCGACGACACTGCCGGTGCTCCGCAAGGACTTCATCATCGACCCGTACCAGGTCTGGGAGGCCCGGGCTAACGACGCCGACGCGATTCTCCTGATCGCCGAGGCCCTGGCGGTCAACGAGATGATCGACCTGCAGATCCTGGCGACGGAGCTTCGGATGACGACACTGATCGAGGTCCACTCGATGGAAAACCTCATCCGCGTCCGCGACACCGTCATCGGCTTCCCGCATCACGCGTACAGCCTCATCGGCATCAACAACCGCGACCTCGACACCTTCCACACGAGCCTGTCGACCAGCCTGCGTCTGGCCGACTTGGTTGAAGACAAGAGCGTCCTCGTCAGCGAGTCCGGCATCAGCACCCGCGACCACGTCGCCAAACTCGCCGACGCCGGCGTCCGAGCGATGCTCGTCGGCGAAAGCCTGATGCGCGAACCCGACGTCGAACAGGCGACCCGGCTGCTGTTGGCGTGAGGCTATAAAGGTGATGTCCGTGTTTGTTCCACAATTCTTGTTGCCTCGATGAATTGTGGATTTGCGCCTGCATTCAACACGATGATCCAGGTGACGTCGTGTCAACCTACAGAGGCCCATCCTGTCTTGTAGGACTATTCGCCCACCGTGCAAATGGGACGGCCGCGCCGAAGCCGAATCCTTTCACATAGACGGCCACGCCGCCTGGTCCGATGATGAGGCGGCTCACTCGGCTTCGATCGAGCACGCGCTTGAGCTGGCCCTTATTGAAGACTTGGACCTGATTATCGCTAAACACAATCGCGACGTGCCGATAGTAAAACCAGAAACCAAGCATGGTTGTTAGTAGTATGGACTGCACTGCCACACCAGCAAGGATAAGTCCCAGCCAGCTATCAAAGTCTGGGTGTACTTCCTCGACCGCAAAAACTTGAAGTAATAATACAGCTAGCGGTACAAGCCATCCCAAAAGCGAGATGATGCAGGAACCGCACCAGTAGCGACGACTGTCATGCATCGCTTGTTTTCCGGCGGGCCATTGCATGCGTCTTCGGGAGGAGTCAAGAGTAGCTCCCGGATCAGGTCGCCAGATAGGCGGTCATGGGCAGTCTTCGTACGGTTGACGCGGAGGTCACTGGTTTGCTTCGGACGTTGGCGCGTCATTCGCCCGTTACTCCGGGTCGGCCCGAGCACGAACAATCGGAGATGGAGCGGGCGAAGGAGTTCACGGGTTCGTTCCCTGCCACTTGTGGCAACTGGGCATCGCACCAGCGTCAGCAGTCCAGTGAGCTTGCCTGACTGACTCAACGCCAGATTCGAAGGCATGACGGTCTTGGCATTCTGCTCCTGAACAGTTAGTGACGGGTTTGAGCTGCGCTGCGCCGTGGCGGCCGGCGGGACGGATTGACGCAGTTCTGCCTCGTCCGCGGCCGGGCGGTCGGCGGACTTGGTCTTGGCAGGGACGCCGAGCGGTCGGCCGGGGTGGTTTTGGGGTGGTTCTCGGGTCGTGGCCGGGTACGCGGGGAGACTCGGCGGCGACCAACTGGGCCGGCGGCGCACCGCGTGGTGCGCGCTCCACGTGGGCCATTTTCGATCGGTCGGCGGTGAGCTTGTTGGGACTTGGCGTAGCGTCGGCCATGAGCGTCGCCACCGTCTCTGCCGAGGAAGCTCGTCGGGAAGTGGAAGCCGGGCGGGCCGTGTTGGTGGACGTGCGGGAGCCGTTCGAGCGGCGGGCGGAGCACGTGCCGGAGTCGCGGAGTTGTCCGCTGTCGAAGCTGGACGCGGAGTCGCTGAGGAGCGAGCTGAACGGCACGCCGCCGGAGAGCATCATCTTCCAGTGCCGTAGCGGCCATCGCTCGGCCCAGGCGGCGGCGAAGGCGGGCTTTGGCCGGAGTATGGAAGGCGGGCTGCCGGCGTGGAAGGAAGCCGGCGGCCGGACCGTCAAGTCCTCCGGCGGAGCGATCGACATCATGCGTCAGGTGCAGATCACCGCCGGCAGCGTGACGGCCGTGGGCACGCTGCTCGGGGTGGTCGTTTCGCCCTGGTTTTTGATCGTCCCCGCGTTCATCGGCACGGGGCTCACGTTCGCCGGCGTCAGCGGCTGGTGCGGCATGGCCAAGGCGTTGGCGCTCATGCCATGGAACCGCGTGCCGGCCGCCGCGTGAGGCCGGCTACTTGAGCAGATCGAGCGTGTCGAATCGGCCCTTCTCCAGGAACTCCAGCGACGCCCCGCCGCCCGTGGAGACGTGGCTGACGTGCTCGCTGAGGCCGAGCTTCTCGACCGCCGCGGCAGAGTCGCCGCCGCCGATGATGGTGATGGC
This window contains:
- the trpC gene encoding indole-3-glycerol phosphate synthase TrpC; translated protein: MAQPILPRILETKRQEIAQRSAEVPVDEMKQRAKDADRPRNFFQAVSVDRGKPLNLIAEIKKASPSAGIIREDFDPATLARAYETGGADALSVLTDEQYFRGSLDYLRQAREATTLPVLRKDFIIDPYQVWEARANDADAILLIAEALAVNEMIDLQILATELRMTTLIEVHSMENLIRVRDTVIGFPHHAYSLIGINNRDLDTFHTSLSTSLRLADLVEDKSVLVSESGISTRDHVAKLADAGVRAMLVGESLMREPDVEQATRLLLA
- a CDS encoding CPBP family intramembrane glutamic endopeptidase yields the protein MLEAAHTLSKPLAQATLDVGDVPELTLPFALRLLAGFLVASVIATIVAALLGLLKRPEPWRPRVEGMPGVAGLIVGFVLLLGSMVFAGIVAAALGWTDSDNPLHGTAIGLVLYGSYIVGVVVWQVVARRQTLDLGLQPGKLPGGLLGTTWLVVILPWVWVAVMATLAVRLLLDQPTDEAHPLIDAMMSADDPLVLVVFVTTAVVAAPLAEEFFFRGVMQTGFIAGLAKMLDERPARWIGIVVTSLLFAVIHPPFSWPAIFVLSLFLGWLYERRGNLWTPVMVHAGFNALSTGIALLAR
- a CDS encoding rhodanese-like domain-containing protein, which codes for MSVATVSAEEARREVEAGRAVLVDVREPFERRAEHVPESRSCPLSKLDAESLRSELNGTPPESIIFQCRSGHRSAQAAAKAGFGRSMEGGLPAWKEAGGRTVKSSGGAIDIMRQVQITAGSVTAVGTLLGVVVSPWFLIVPAFIGTGLTFAGVSGWCGMAKALALMPWNRVPAAA